CCACTTGATATCGCCGATAGGCTGGCTTCCGTGGATTTCCGTGTGTTCGTCGAACCCCAGCAAGGTGCTACCTACTCCGATCAGCTCGCGGTGGCCCGCGCCGCCGAGGCCCTCGGCTACTCGGCGTTCTTCAGGTCGGACCACTACCTGGCGATGAGCGGTGACGGCCTGCCCGGGCCGACGGATTCCTGGGTGACGCTGGCCGGCATCGCACGCGAGACCTCGACGATCCGACTGGGCACCATGGTCACCTCGGCCACCTTCCGCCACCCCGGCCCGTTGGCCATCTCGGTGGCGCAGGTCGATGAAATGAGTGGTGGCCGTGTCGAATTAGGCCTCGGTGCGGGCTGGTTCGAAGCCGAACACCAGGCCTATGCCATCCCGTTCCCGCCACTGGGCGAGCGATTCGACCGGCTCGAAGAGCAGCTGCGGATCCTCACCGGCCTGTGGGATACCCCCATCGGCGAGACGTTCGACTTCTCCGGCGAGCACTACACCGTCGTCGACTCACCGGCACTGCCCAAGCCCACCCAGACACCGCACCCGCCGATCGTCGTCGGCGGCATGGGTGCCAAGCGCACCCCGGCGCTGGCCGCTGAGTTCGCCGCGGAGTTCAACGTGCCTTTCGTGCCGCTGGACACCCTCAAGACGCAGTTCGCCCGGGTGGCCGCGGCCGTGGCCGATGCCGGTCGCGCGGCAGATTCCCTGACCTACTCGGCGGCGTTCGTGGTGTGTGCGGGCCGCGACGAAGCACAGATCGCCAAGCGGGCGGCAACGATCAACCGCGAGGTAGACGAGCTGCGCAGCAACTCGCCGCTGGTCGGCACTCCCGCCGAGATCGTCGACAAGTTGGGCCCGTTCCTTCAGGCCGGGGTACAGCGGGTCTACCTGCAATTGCTGGACCAGTCCGATCTCGACCATCTCGAGCTCTTCGCCGGCGAAGTCATCCGTCAGCTGAGCTGACCGAGACCCGCTCCCAAGCCCGGCATAGTATCGGTGCCCGTGACCGGTGACGACGACGACCAGGGGCAGCCTCCCGAGGCGCCCTGGCACCACTCGACGCCGGCGGTAGCGGGGGCGAGCGCGGCCGCTCTCGCGGTGATCGGCCTGGTCGTGTGGGCGGCGATCTCGCTCACCAGCTCCGGCGGGCCCGAGGATGCACCGATAGATTTCGTCCCGCCCAGCTTCACGTCGACGTCGGTGAAGACCTCGAAGTCCACCACAACGCGGACTACCAGCAGCAGCCTCCCGGTGACCACCGAGTTCGGCCTGCCGGGTGAGTCAGAGACCCCGACCACGACGTCCTCAGAGACTTCCGGCTCCTCGACCACGACGACGACCACCACCACCACCACCACGACAACGGAGTCGGGCGCTGAGGACGAGTACCCCACCACGACGACGTACCACCGGCCACGCACCAACGTGACACGCACGCTGTATCCGCCGCCGTATCCGCCGCCGGGCGGCTGAGCCCGCCTACCATCGGCGCGTGTCGAACTATTACGACGACGACGAGCCCACCCAGTACGCCCCCAGCTACGGCGAGTACTCCGAGGCTTCAACGCCGCCCGAACCCGAGCCCGTTCCCTGGTACCGCAAGCCCGCCGCACTGATCGGCATGGGCGCGGCGGGCGCAGTCATCGCAGCGCTGGTGATCTATGCCCTGGTGCAGCTGTTCTCATCAGATTCCCCAGCG
This genomic window from Mycolicibacterium neworleansense contains:
- a CDS encoding LLM class F420-dependent oxidoreductase, with amino-acid sequence MASVDFRVFVEPQQGATYSDQLAVARAAEALGYSAFFRSDHYLAMSGDGLPGPTDSWVTLAGIARETSTIRLGTMVTSATFRHPGPLAISVAQVDEMSGGRVELGLGAGWFEAEHQAYAIPFPPLGERFDRLEEQLRILTGLWDTPIGETFDFSGEHYTVVDSPALPKPTQTPHPPIVVGGMGAKRTPALAAEFAAEFNVPFVPLDTLKTQFARVAAAVADAGRAADSLTYSAAFVVCAGRDEAQIAKRAATINREVDELRSNSPLVGTPAEIVDKLGPFLQAGVQRVYLQLLDQSDLDHLELFAGEVIRQLS